In Mauremys reevesii isolate NIE-2019 linkage group 14, ASM1616193v1, whole genome shotgun sequence, a single window of DNA contains:
- the LOC120381426 gene encoding gastrula zinc finger protein XlCGF57.1-like, with translation MQENYENVASLGFPVSKPDVISWLEQGEEPWVPDLQDPEKRETLREACTADGGMVNEVENPQQDDAEQVEAHGTLSEGSKGNVSGSCAEANACESQHRPEKKFSRGSDLIRYERLNAGGAPYICLECGKTFRHKKVFSRHQRTHTGERPYTCSECGKSFSHSSNLTTHHRTHTGEKPFTCHECGKSFSRNSELIVHQRNHTGERPYTCCECGKSFTRSSELKKHQRIHTGDRPHRCPECGKGFINRSQLVTHQRIHTGERPYSCPECGKGFTSSSQLVSHQRIHTGEKPYSCPECGRSFSSNSQLVSHRRIHTGERSFSCPECGRSFSHSSHLITHRRTHTGERPYTCPECGKSFSQSSNLVTHQRIHTGEKPYTCLECGKSLTRRSLLVIHHRLHTGERPYTCLECGKSFTRSSLLVIHQRIHTEERPYRCPECGKGFTCSSQLVSHRRIHTGEKPYSCPECGKSFTDRSQMITHQRIHTGETPYTCSECRKSFRSRTHLLAHQRIHTGEKPYTCSECGKRFSQRSNLITHQRLHTGETPYTCAECGKSFRRNSELIVHQRSHTGERPYACCECGESFIRRSELNKHQRIHTGEKPFGCPQCGKGFASSSRLVSHQKIHTREKP, from the exons atgcaggagaactacgagaacgtggcctcgctgg ggtttccagtttccaaacctgatgtgatctcctggctggaacaaggggaggaaccctgggtcccagacctccaggacCCTGAGAAAAGAGAGACCCTGAGAGaggcctgcacag CAGATGGTGGGATGGTGAATGAGGTGGAGAATCCTCAGCAAGACGACGCTGAGCAAGTAGAAGCACATGGGACGTTATCGGAaggatccaaagggaatgtttccgggagctgtgcagagGCAAACGCCTGTGAGAGTCAGCACAGACCAGAGAAAAAGTTCAGTAGAGGCTCAGACCTTATTAGATATGAGAGACTCAACGCAGGAGGAGCACCCTACATCTGcctggagtgtgggaaaaccttcagacATAAGAAAGTCTTTAGCagacatcagagaacccacactggagagagaccgtacacgtgctccgagtgcgggaaaagcttcagtcatagCTCAAACCTTACCACGCATCACAGAACCCACACTGGGGAGAAACCCTTCActtgccatgagtgtgggaaaagcttcagtcggaacTCAGAGcttatcgtacatcagagaaaccacacaggggaaagaccctacaCTTGctgtgaatgtgggaaaagcttcactcggaGCTCAGAGCTTAAAaagcaccagagaatccacactggagacaGACCCCACAGatgccctgagtgcgggaaaGGCTTCATTAATAGGTCTCAGCTtgttacacatcagagaatccacacaggagagaggccttactcatgccctgagtgcgggaaaGGCTTCACTTCTAGCTCACAGCTTGTctcgcatcagagaatccacacaggagagaaaccttattcATGCCCTGAGTGCGGGAGAAGCTTCAGTTCTAACTCACAGCTTGTCTcgcatcggagaatccacacaggagagagatccTTTTCATGCCCTGAGTGCGGGAGAAGCTTCAGTCATAGTTCACatcttatcacacatcggagaaccCATACGGGAGAGAGGCCCTACACATGtcccgagtgcgggaaaagcttcagtcagagctcaaaccttgtcacgcatcagagaatccacacaggtgagaaaccctacacgtgccttgagtgcgggaaaagcttaaCTCGGCGCTCACTGCTGGTCATACATCATAGACTCCACACAGgtgagagaccctacacatgccttgagtgtgggaaaagcttcactcgaAGCTCATTGCTGGtcatacatcagagaatccacactgaaGAGAGACCTTACAGatgccctgagtgcgggaaaGGCTTCACTTGTAGCTCTCAGCTTGTctcacatcggagaatccacacaggagagaaaccctactcgtgccctgagtgtgggaaaagcttcactgatAGATCACAGATgatcacgcatcagagaatccacacaggggagacgccctacacatgctccgagtgcaggaaaagcttccgTTCGCGCACTCATCTtctcgcacatcagagaatccatacgGGAGAGAAAccgtacacgtgctctgagtgcgggaaacgcttcagtcAGAGATCAAatcttatcacacatcagagactccacacaggggagacgccctacacatgcgctgagtgcgggaaaagcttccgtcGGAACTCAGAGCTTATCGTCCATCAGAGaagccacacaggagagagaccctacgcTTGCtgtgagtgcggggaaagcttcattCGGCGCTCAGAGCTTAATaagcaccagagaatccacactggagagaaacccttcGGATGCCCTCAGTGCGGTAAAGGCTTCGCTTCTAGCTCACGGCTTGTCTCACATCAaaaaatccacacaagagagaagcCCTAG